In one window of Halomarina pelagica DNA:
- a CDS encoding MFS transporter translates to MEWIRKLRNSPAAAVIFASTLVAVMGVSLISPALPAVQEAWDISEAQASLLLSAFTLPGIFLTLPIGLLTDRIGRKPILIPALVVFGLSGGGIIFTSDFTLILVLRAIQGAASSAIAMLTVTLLGDLYSGEQRRVLIGTNAAILAVGAAGYPLLGGALATVAWSAPFACFLLALLVAVPGITLLEEPHRDENTSNSSIRAFLTGPTPMTPFVVLYLAIFGIFVILYGAQLTAVPFLLANEYHLSSAGIGLLVGLPAVTMGLTAMQGDRVLRSLTSFQSIALGFVSYGVGLVIVAVADSIYVVAGALLLFGLGQGLAEPITDTALNERAPDDFRGSIMSVRTSVLRLGTTVGPPLSVGAAAVFGYQRTLLVSGAGAFVIGITWFTVNRL, encoded by the coding sequence ATGGAATGGATACGTAAACTCCGGAACTCGCCAGCAGCAGCCGTGATTTTCGCGAGCACGCTCGTCGCTGTCATGGGTGTCTCACTTATCAGTCCTGCACTTCCAGCGGTCCAGGAGGCATGGGACATTTCGGAGGCACAAGCCAGCCTGTTGTTGTCGGCGTTCACGCTCCCCGGCATATTTCTCACCCTCCCGATTGGATTGCTGACCGACCGAATCGGTCGGAAACCGATTTTAATTCCCGCGCTTGTCGTCTTCGGACTCAGTGGGGGCGGCATCATCTTCACTTCCGATTTCACCCTGATCTTGGTACTGAGAGCGATTCAGGGAGCGGCGAGCAGTGCAATCGCGATGCTTACGGTCACACTCCTCGGGGACCTCTATTCCGGTGAACAACGAAGAGTGTTGATCGGGACCAATGCGGCGATTCTCGCGGTGGGTGCTGCTGGCTATCCGCTACTCGGCGGTGCGCTCGCAACAGTCGCTTGGTCGGCTCCCTTTGCGTGTTTTCTCCTCGCGCTGCTCGTGGCTGTTCCCGGCATTACCTTACTCGAGGAGCCACACCGGGACGAAAATACTTCAAATTCGAGTATCCGTGCGTTCCTCACTGGGCCTACACCGATGACTCCCTTCGTCGTGCTCTATCTGGCAATCTTCGGGATCTTCGTCATCCTCTATGGCGCGCAACTCACCGCTGTTCCGTTCCTGCTCGCCAACGAATATCACCTCTCTTCAGCCGGAATCGGCCTTCTCGTAGGATTGCCTGCGGTCACGATGGGTCTGACTGCAATGCAAGGTGACCGTGTACTTCGGTCGCTCACGAGCTTCCAATCGATTGCACTCGGATTCGTCAGTTACGGGGTCGGACTCGTCATCGTTGCCGTCGCGGACTCTATTTATGTGGTCGCTGGCGCACTCTTACTGTTTGGTCTCGGCCAGGGCCTCGCAGAACCGATTACGGATACTGCACTCAACGAACGAGCACCGGACGACTTTCGCGGGAGTATCATGAGTGTTCGAACGAGCGTGCTTCGACTCGGCACGACGGTCGGCCCGCCGCTTAGTGTCGGGGCTGCAGCCGTCTTCGGCTATCAACGAACACTATTGGTTTCCGGCGCCGGTGCCTTTGTCATTGGAATAACTTGGTTCACGGTCAATCGTTTGTAA
- a CDS encoding MFS transporter — MMALVSPYQYVWSSIEGPLAADLSIPLPALGLVFTLFVAFQSLSQFPVGWWRDNHGPRRISLLGGILAGGGYLGLAYATAIWQIYVLYSLGAVGVGIVYTVAINSALKWFPDYRGLTTGIGTMAFAAGSAVFIPYVRANATSAAYSSVLRNMGVLIGVGVICGAVVLRDPPTGWSEETSTTAATTEDPVTTENGGFTWREMIRTWQFWTLLGMFAFVNTAGLMLTAKVVSFAQQFGLTAIVGTASATVLALVGGISRIVVGGISDWVNRKWAIAVSSILTGVGLFLLVWFGQIGSGLGFILAVIIATFFWSPQFALFPSIVGDYYGQAHSSTNYALVYLGKVGGGVAGGVLAGVLITMTSWSMTFLVGGVLAVVAGFSAFLLRPP, encoded by the coding sequence ATGATGGCGCTGGTTAGCCCGTACCAGTACGTCTGGTCCTCCATTGAGGGACCACTAGCAGCGGACTTGTCCATCCCACTCCCAGCACTCGGACTCGTTTTTACGTTGTTCGTCGCTTTTCAATCACTCTCCCAATTCCCGGTCGGATGGTGGCGAGATAATCACGGTCCCCGTCGAATTAGTCTTCTTGGCGGCATTCTCGCCGGCGGCGGCTACCTCGGGCTCGCGTACGCGACTGCCATCTGGCAGATATATGTGCTGTATTCACTCGGCGCCGTAGGTGTCGGCATTGTATATACAGTCGCGATCAATTCCGCGCTGAAGTGGTTCCCCGATTATCGGGGACTCACGACGGGAATCGGAACCATGGCATTTGCTGCTGGAAGTGCCGTGTTTATTCCCTACGTCCGTGCGAATGCGACGTCAGCGGCGTATTCTAGCGTCCTCAGAAATATGGGCGTCCTCATCGGAGTCGGCGTTATCTGTGGCGCGGTCGTCCTCCGTGACCCACCAACTGGCTGGAGCGAAGAGACGTCGACCACGGCTGCGACAACTGAAGACCCAGTAACGACGGAGAACGGAGGGTTCACCTGGCGTGAGATGATCCGAACGTGGCAGTTTTGGACGTTACTGGGCATGTTTGCCTTTGTGAATACGGCGGGACTGATGCTGACTGCAAAGGTCGTTTCGTTCGCTCAGCAGTTTGGACTCACAGCAATTGTTGGAACTGCCTCAGCAACGGTACTCGCTCTTGTCGGCGGGATCAGTCGAATTGTAGTGGGCGGTATTTCCGATTGGGTCAACCGCAAGTGGGCGATCGCCGTTTCGTCGATCTTGACGGGAGTTGGCTTGTTCTTGCTCGTCTGGTTCGGACAGATTGGGTCCGGTCTGGGGTTCATTCTCGCCGTCATCATTGCGACGTTCTTCTGGAGCCCGCAGTTCGCCCTCTTTCCGAGCATCGTCGGTGACTACTACGGCCAAGCACACTCTTCGACCAACTATGCGCTGGTCTATCTCGGGAAAGTCGGCGGGGGCGTCGCCGGCGGTGTACTCGCTGGCGTCCTCATCACGATGACATCCTGGTCGATGACGTTCCTTGTAGGCGGTGTATTGGCGGTCGTTGCGGGATTCAGTGCATTTCTTCTTCGACCACCATAA
- the gdhB gene encoding glutamate dehydrogenase GdhB, translating into MASTSESSHGESGDAPTDTTESESALETARRQLYHAATHLEIDPNIVERLQYPKKVHEVTVPIKRDDGTVEVFTGYRAQHDSVRGPFKGGLRYHPDVTRDECVGLGMWMTWKCAVMDLPFGGAKGGVAVNPKELSSTEKERLTRRFAQEIRDVIGPNQDIPAPDMGTDPQTMAWLMDAYSMQEGETTPGVVTGKPPVVGGSEGREEAPGRSVAIVTQLVCEYYDRQLEETTVAVQGYGSVGANAARLLDEWGATVVAISDVNGAMYEPEGIDTASVPSHDEEPEAVTKYADNVISNDELLTLDVDVLIPAALGNVITKENAEAIAADFVVEGANGPTTSTADSILAERDVAVIPDILANAGGVTVSYFEWLQDINRRAWSLERVNDELEAEMQAAWDAVRVEFEQRDVTWRDAAYIVALSRIAEAHEARGLWP; encoded by the coding sequence ATGGCATCAACATCCGAGAGCAGCCATGGCGAATCCGGAGACGCCCCGACTGACACGACTGAATCAGAATCAGCGCTTGAAACAGCTCGACGCCAGCTCTACCATGCTGCGACTCACCTAGAGATCGACCCGAATATCGTCGAACGACTCCAGTATCCCAAGAAGGTCCACGAGGTAACGGTCCCCATCAAGCGGGATGACGGCACAGTCGAGGTGTTCACGGGCTATCGAGCGCAACACGATAGTGTCAGAGGGCCGTTTAAGGGGGGACTCCGATACCACCCCGATGTGACCAGAGATGAGTGTGTCGGGCTCGGCATGTGGATGACCTGGAAATGTGCCGTCATGGACCTCCCATTCGGAGGGGCCAAGGGAGGCGTTGCTGTCAACCCGAAGGAGCTGAGTTCAACGGAAAAAGAAAGGCTCACTCGACGGTTCGCACAGGAAATTCGCGACGTTATTGGCCCGAACCAGGATATTCCCGCCCCTGACATGGGAACGGACCCGCAGACGATGGCGTGGCTGATGGACGCGTACTCGATGCAAGAAGGCGAGACGACACCGGGCGTCGTCACCGGGAAGCCGCCGGTGGTCGGCGGCAGTGAAGGCCGTGAAGAGGCTCCGGGACGAAGCGTTGCGATCGTCACGCAATTGGTCTGCGAGTATTATGACCGCCAGCTCGAGGAGACGACGGTTGCAGTACAGGGCTATGGGAGTGTCGGTGCAAATGCTGCCCGTCTGCTCGACGAGTGGGGCGCGACAGTAGTCGCGATCAGCGACGTGAACGGAGCCATGTACGAACCAGAGGGGATCGATACGGCGTCTGTCCCGTCACATGACGAAGAACCGGAAGCCGTTACCAAATACGCGGACAACGTCATTTCGAACGACGAATTGCTCACGCTCGATGTCGACGTACTCATTCCAGCAGCACTAGGGAACGTGATCACTAAGGAGAACGCGGAAGCGATTGCCGCGGATTTCGTTGTCGAGGGTGCGAATGGCCCGACGACCTCGACAGCCGATTCGATTCTCGCGGAAAGGGATGTCGCCGTGATTCCAGATATTCTCGCCAACGCTGGCGGTGTCACTGTCAGCTACTTCGAGTGGCTCCAGGACATCAATCGGAGAGCGTGGTCGCTCGAACGGGTGAACGATGAACTCGAGGCAGAAATGCAGGCTGCCTGGGATGCGGTTCGAGTAGAGTTCGAGCAGCGTGATGTTACCTGGCGTGATGCAGCCTACATCGTCGCTCTCTCGCGGATCGCCGAAGCCCACGAGGCACGGGGGTTATGGCCGTAA
- a CDS encoding bacterio-opsin activator domain-containing protein, whose product MVSSPTILDSSCVLLVGGREWIGRFAETLETRTDATVQTVRTKAEALDIVRMRTPDCLITEYILDGATGLELLREIRDETTALPVIVGTASGSEAIASEAIGAGVTDYIALTESAQQITEELLDRTARSIRSARRSATQRERARQFDAIFNDSRTAMWVLDSDGSLARVNQTAREMIDENVETIVGEPFWMLPWWSQADATKADVRHLVETVLDGTFGHAVVPQSPQIENARIIDLSVRPVENERGDLVSILVEGVDITERVNLERDLRRSEELHRVTLNNMADTVLITDEDGEYTYVCPNVHFIFGYTVDEIRERGTIDDLLDEDLFDRAELAEKGVLKNIECTATDKAGREHTLLVNVREVAIQDGTLLFSCRDITKRKQHEEALATLHETARDFLYTETHQEIAQHVVDDTPSVLNLDASAVYLFDADTNDLRPAAHSVTMRELNGPLPTVHADGETLPSYSFVEDEPLFFDDVHDADRLENRATDLRSATYIPLGNHGVFIAGSNQVGAFDDVTRELADLLAATAEAALDRVTRETRLREQDRTLQEQNEQLTALNRINETIREIDQALVQAETREEIDHTVCELLTADDRFRFAWIGTVDPTTETVDPRTWAGTEQGYLDSQSFRIQASGTEPAGQTAATGDVTMVSNVAAGLRDEQWRKDAISRDYLSVLSIPLVYNDLTHGILTVYAPTRDAFDDTAKAVLAELGETIASALSAIERKNALLTTAVTRVEFAIDDPTFVLSRLAQDAACTISYQGGVQQSTEGSYVFVTVEGAAVDDVTEAASQLVAIDEVQRISADGEGGVLRLRLTQPFLALELADHGAVFREATADPTTTTLVIDIPDSIDVRTIMQLVRETFSTIELRSKQTLDQSIDRDIYSEFLEKLTERQLEVIQTAYYSGFFESPRESTGEEVAETLGISPPAFYKHARTVQRKLFATLFEENNLSTAVPAQTG is encoded by the coding sequence ATGGTGTCTTCTCCTACTATACTCGATTCGTCCTGTGTCTTGCTTGTCGGGGGGCGCGAGTGGATCGGGAGGTTCGCAGAGACGCTCGAGACCCGGACTGACGCGACTGTGCAAACGGTTAGAACCAAAGCAGAGGCGCTCGACATCGTCCGAATGAGGACACCGGACTGTCTCATTACAGAGTATATACTCGATGGGGCAACGGGCTTGGAACTCCTCAGAGAAATTCGCGACGAGACGACCGCTCTTCCCGTGATAGTTGGTACCGCCTCCGGAAGCGAAGCGATCGCCAGTGAAGCCATCGGAGCCGGCGTTACCGATTACATCGCACTGACGGAATCGGCCCAACAGATAACCGAGGAGCTACTGGACCGGACCGCACGTTCGATCCGGTCTGCACGGCGGTCGGCCACCCAGCGGGAGCGCGCCAGACAGTTCGACGCGATCTTCAACGATTCGCGGACGGCGATGTGGGTGCTCGATTCGGATGGCTCACTCGCCCGTGTCAACCAGACGGCGCGCGAGATGATCGACGAGAACGTCGAAACGATCGTCGGCGAACCCTTTTGGATGCTTCCGTGGTGGTCGCAGGCGGACGCAACGAAGGCGGACGTGCGCCACCTCGTGGAAACCGTCCTGGACGGGACGTTCGGTCACGCTGTCGTTCCACAGTCGCCCCAGATCGAGAACGCTCGTATCATCGATCTTTCCGTTCGTCCCGTCGAGAACGAACGCGGGGATCTCGTCTCGATCCTCGTCGAAGGCGTCGACATCACTGAACGGGTCAACCTCGAACGCGATCTCCGCCGATCCGAGGAACTCCACCGCGTCACGCTCAACAACATGGCCGACACCGTCCTCATCACGGACGAGGACGGCGAGTACACCTACGTCTGTCCGAACGTGCACTTCATCTTCGGGTACACTGTGGACGAGATTCGAGAGCGGGGGACAATCGACGACCTCCTCGATGAGGATCTCTTCGATCGGGCGGAGCTTGCGGAGAAGGGCGTTTTGAAAAACATCGAGTGTACGGCGACCGACAAAGCCGGGCGCGAGCACACACTCCTCGTCAATGTTCGTGAGGTGGCGATTCAGGACGGGACGCTCCTCTTCAGCTGTCGAGATATCACAAAACGCAAACAACACGAGGAGGCACTCGCGACACTCCACGAGACTGCCCGCGATTTCCTCTACACCGAAACTCACCAGGAAATCGCTCAACACGTCGTCGACGACACACCCAGCGTGCTCAATCTGGATGCAAGTGCGGTCTATCTCTTCGATGCCGATACCAACGATCTCCGACCCGCGGCCCACTCTGTGACGATGAGGGAGTTGAACGGCCCGCTCCCAACCGTGCACGCCGACGGCGAAACCCTCCCAAGCTATAGTTTCGTTGAGGATGAGCCACTGTTCTTCGACGATGTCCACGACGCAGATAGACTCGAAAACAGAGCGACTGACCTCCGGAGTGCGACCTACATTCCACTCGGCAATCACGGTGTGTTCATCGCGGGCTCGAACCAAGTCGGTGCCTTCGACGATGTGACACGGGAACTGGCCGACCTGCTCGCGGCAACCGCTGAGGCAGCCCTCGACCGCGTCACGCGGGAGACACGACTCCGCGAGCAAGACCGAACACTCCAAGAACAAAACGAGCAGCTGACCGCCTTGAATCGTATTAACGAGACGATTCGGGAGATCGATCAAGCCCTCGTGCAAGCGGAGACGCGCGAGGAAATCGACCACACAGTCTGTGAGCTGTTGACCGCCGATGATCGATTCCGATTTGCTTGGATCGGGACGGTCGATCCAACGACCGAGACCGTCGACCCCCGAACCTGGGCAGGAACTGAACAGGGGTATCTGGACAGCCAGTCGTTCCGAATTCAGGCATCAGGTACAGAACCGGCCGGCCAAACCGCGGCCACTGGCGACGTGACAATGGTATCGAACGTCGCCGCCGGTCTCCGCGACGAACAGTGGCGGAAGGACGCCATCTCTCGAGACTACCTTTCTGTGTTGAGCATTCCGCTCGTGTACAACGACCTCACACACGGTATATTGACGGTGTACGCACCGACCCGAGACGCGTTCGATGATACAGCGAAGGCAGTGTTGGCTGAACTCGGTGAAACCATCGCATCTGCGCTCAGTGCGATCGAGCGGAAGAACGCGCTGCTCACGACGGCTGTGACTCGCGTCGAGTTCGCTATCGACGACCCGACGTTCGTCCTCTCACGACTGGCCCAGGACGCAGCATGTACCATCTCGTATCAAGGAGGGGTCCAGCAATCCACAGAAGGTAGCTATGTGTTCGTGACCGTTGAAGGCGCGGCGGTGGATGATGTTACAGAAGCCGCCTCGCAGCTGGTCGCAATCGACGAGGTACAACGAATCAGCGCAGACGGTGAGGGTGGCGTCTTGCGGCTCCGGCTTACGCAGCCGTTTCTCGCCTTGGAGCTGGCCGATCACGGTGCCGTCTTTCGGGAGGCGACTGCTGATCCGACCACGACGACGCTCGTCATCGATATTCCGGACAGTATTGACGTTCGAACGATCATGCAGCTCGTCCGCGAGACGTTCTCCACTATCGAACTCCGCTCGAAGCAGACACTCGATCAGTCGATCGATCGTGACATCTATTCGGAGTTCCTCGAGAAGCTTACAGAGCGACAACTCGAGGTAATTCAAACGGCGTATTATAGCGGCTTCTTCGAGTCACCACGTGAGAGCACGGGTGAAGAGGTCGCGGAGACACTCGGAATTAGTCCGCCCGCCTTCTACAAGCATGCTCGCACCGTCCAGCGCAAACTGTTCGCCACGCTCTTCGAAGAGAACAACCTCTCGACCGCTGTACCTGCACAGACTGGTTAA
- a CDS encoding rubrerythrin-like domain-containing protein, which yields MRDVKIAPDEERPYECFECGSILIAESNPGQCPDCGGPMRNRQMPLE from the coding sequence ATGAGAGACGTCAAAATTGCCCCCGACGAGGAACGTCCATACGAGTGCTTCGAGTGTGGCAGCATCCTCATTGCAGAGAGTAACCCCGGCCAGTGTCCTGACTGTGGCGGACCGATGCGAAATCGACAGATGCCGCTCGAATAA
- a CDS encoding NADP-dependent oxidoreductase, which yields MKAVRMHEFGSPDVLRYEDAPRPDPLDDDVLVRVHAAGVNPVDWRIRQGMQLVSMLPENPFPLILGMDVSGVVEEVGASVTEFETGDAVCGVNGFPELGSYAEYSATPAEQLAPKPESLDHEEAAGVPVVTQTAWQALFEYADCTADRRVLIHGAAGGVGHMAVQLAKWKGADVIATASGYSEDYLRELGVDEFVNYREERFESVIDDVDIVVDTVGGEIPARSVDVLKKEGVFVSVVGQPSDALTTNHDIDVEVVSGRSNSPSLLTTISELIDAGEVRPTISAEFPLENAAQAHEIGETEHVQGKLVLSIA from the coding sequence ATGAAGGCTGTTCGCATGCACGAGTTCGGTTCGCCGGATGTTCTCAGGTACGAGGATGCTCCCCGTCCGGATCCGCTCGATGATGACGTTCTTGTTCGAGTTCACGCAGCGGGTGTCAATCCAGTCGACTGGCGGATTCGTCAGGGAATGCAGCTGGTGTCGATGCTGCCGGAGAATCCCTTTCCCCTCATTCTCGGGATGGACGTATCTGGCGTCGTTGAGGAAGTTGGCGCGTCAGTCACTGAATTCGAGACGGGCGATGCCGTGTGCGGTGTCAATGGCTTCCCGGAGTTAGGTTCCTATGCAGAGTATTCGGCCACACCTGCCGAGCAACTAGCCCCGAAACCTGAATCGCTCGACCACGAGGAGGCAGCTGGCGTGCCGGTCGTCACGCAGACCGCCTGGCAAGCGCTATTCGAGTATGCTGATTGCACGGCCGACCGGCGAGTCCTCATCCACGGCGCAGCCGGTGGTGTTGGACACATGGCCGTCCAATTGGCGAAATGGAAGGGGGCCGACGTAATCGCCACGGCGTCGGGGTACAGTGAAGACTATCTCCGAGAATTGGGCGTCGATGAGTTCGTTAACTACCGCGAAGAGCGCTTCGAATCAGTGATTGACGATGTCGATATCGTGGTGGATACAGTCGGGGGTGAAATCCCCGCACGCTCAGTGGACGTACTCAAGAAAGAGGGAGTATTCGTCTCAGTTGTTGGACAACCATCCGACGCTCTCACCACCAACCACGATATCGACGTGGAAGTGGTAAGTGGGCGTTCGAATTCACCATCGCTCCTAACCACCATTAGCGAATTGATTGACGCTGGGGAGGTGCGGCCCACTATCAGTGCTGAATTCCCACTCGAAAATGCAGCTCAGGCACACGAAATAGGTGAGACAGAGCACGTCCAAGGGAAACTCGTTCTCAGCATTGCCTGA
- a CDS encoding uroporphyrinogen-III synthase has translation MPKPTVAVLRPDDTRIEEAIRYLQSLGVTPIADPMLTICPTGMQPREAEYCIFTSTTGVELAVERGWEPDGETVCAIGRQTATALRNREYSVDVVPSTFTSAGLVEELADEVEGKTVEIARSAHGSDVLVRGLEEAGAAVHETQLYRLERPNTAGRSVSLAIEGRLDGILFTSPRTVDHFFEIATEQDDAAELKRGLEETVIGAIGAPTARAIRGTGLELDITPESVDFEQLARLTVQEVRNEASSR, from the coding sequence ATGCCCAAGCCGACGGTGGCTGTCCTCCGCCCTGATGACACTCGTATTGAGGAGGCGATCCGCTATCTTCAATCACTGGGTGTTACACCAATCGCAGATCCGATGCTGACCATCTGTCCGACGGGAATGCAGCCTCGTGAGGCAGAGTATTGCATCTTCACCAGTACGACTGGAGTCGAACTCGCTGTAGAGCGTGGATGGGAGCCAGATGGGGAGACAGTGTGTGCAATCGGTCGACAGACCGCGACCGCACTACGAAATCGGGAGTATTCAGTCGATGTGGTCCCCTCGACGTTCACTTCCGCGGGACTCGTCGAGGAATTGGCAGACGAGGTTGAAGGGAAGACAGTCGAGATCGCTCGGAGTGCACATGGAAGCGATGTCTTGGTTCGAGGGCTGGAAGAAGCTGGTGCAGCTGTCCATGAAACCCAGTTGTACCGATTGGAGAGGCCGAACACAGCTGGTCGATCAGTCTCGCTCGCAATTGAGGGTCGATTAGATGGTATACTATTCACGTCACCGAGAACTGTCGATCACTTCTTTGAGATTGCTACGGAGCAAGATGATGCGGCGGAACTCAAACGTGGGTTAGAGGAAACTGTTATCGGAGCAATCGGCGCTCCGACGGCACGTGCGATACGTGGCACTGGACTGGAGCTCGATATCACACCGGAATCGGTGGACTTCGAGCAATTAGCTAGACTCACGGTCCAAGAGGTTAGAAATGAGGCATCAAGCAGATGA
- a CDS encoding MFS transporter, translated as MTHRTNDTRSVDPSLDEPSQDNRTTWGLVVGASLISTGLAAYEIVPASVTPIIRDSLNIGPTIAGLLVGIMFGTAVVTSLPAGAVLDRTDSRTAMAVAVLTLLVAGSWGWIAGRQGDYRSVIASRALGGVAYVVVWNAGIDLVSRAVSAANQATAVGIFTASGPIGFALGQGLGPLIAEQFGWPAIFLAFTGVVLVGLVVFWPASRGLGRSRGEAPSVSEFGAVLRNRNVWLVGLLGFLGYALYLFVNSWGSSYLTEELGLSLAVSGLLVAVFPAVGVVSRVSSGLLSDRVFGGRRQPLVLGSFCVAAPLVLAFTRFRSLPLLVALLLLAGFAVQLTLGLSFTYVREVVDPRVAATAVAFQTSIGLAGAFLAPIAGGVVVDLAGFDTAFTLAGGLALCGIAIAWRAPEPANV; from the coding sequence ATGACTCATCGGACCAACGACACCCGATCGGTAGACCCGAGCCTTGATGAACCGTCACAGGATAACCGGACGACGTGGGGACTCGTCGTCGGAGCGAGCCTCATCTCGACGGGCCTAGCCGCCTATGAGATCGTTCCGGCGAGTGTCACCCCCATCATTCGTGACTCGTTGAACATCGGTCCGACCATCGCGGGCCTCCTCGTCGGGATAATGTTCGGTACTGCGGTCGTTACGAGCCTCCCGGCTGGCGCGGTCCTCGATCGAACGGACTCCAGGACCGCAATGGCAGTTGCGGTGCTTACGCTCCTCGTCGCTGGGAGCTGGGGCTGGATCGCAGGTCGTCAGGGCGACTATCGATCAGTGATCGCATCGCGAGCGCTCGGTGGCGTTGCGTACGTCGTCGTCTGGAACGCCGGCATCGATCTGGTGAGCCGGGCTGTGAGCGCTGCGAATCAGGCGACTGCAGTCGGTATCTTCACCGCGAGTGGTCCGATCGGATTCGCTCTTGGGCAGGGACTCGGCCCGCTCATAGCCGAGCAGTTCGGGTGGCCCGCTATCTTTCTCGCATTTACCGGGGTCGTACTGGTCGGGCTGGTCGTGTTCTGGCCAGCAAGTCGGGGACTTGGACGGAGTCGGGGAGAAGCGCCCTCGGTTTCGGAGTTCGGCGCAGTACTCCGAAACCGGAACGTGTGGTTGGTCGGGCTCCTCGGGTTTCTCGGCTACGCGCTGTACCTGTTCGTGAATAGCTGGGGCTCGTCGTACCTCACCGAGGAGCTTGGCCTCTCGCTCGCAGTGAGTGGCCTCTTAGTAGCAGTGTTCCCCGCAGTTGGTGTCGTCTCGCGGGTCAGTAGCGGGCTCCTGTCCGATCGGGTCTTTGGCGGTCGCCGCCAGCCCCTCGTCCTCGGTTCGTTCTGCGTTGCAGCCCCGCTCGTGCTCGCCTTTACTCGGTTTCGCTCACTCCCACTTCTCGTTGCGCTCTTGCTCCTCGCCGGATTTGCGGTCCAGCTAACGCTGGGATTGTCCTTCACGTACGTCCGGGAGGTCGTCGACCCGCGGGTCGCCGCCACAGCAGTCGCGTTCCAGACGAGTATCGGACTAGCGGGAGCGTTTCTCGCGCCGATCGCGGGCGGCGTTGTCGTTGATCTGGCTGGATTCGATACCGCGTTCACGCTCGCTGGAGGCCTCGCTCTCTGCGGCATTGCGATAGCGTGGCGAGCACCGGAGCCGGCGAACGTGTAG
- a CDS encoding deoxyhypusine synthase — protein MDNDDSHDHVVPGSEEELNTPDVRGYDFRGEFDFYEMLDAYATTGFQATQLAEAIDIANRMQEADATVYLTFTSNIISSGLREIVAYLVREGYVDVLITTSGSLTEDVIKTAKPFKMGEWDADEAALRERGINRLGNLFVPSDRYVWLEEYLNDFFDDFFADEKVRTPTAFARELGKTIDDEDSVLKQAADNDVPVYCPALTDAEVGNFLYYYRQGNDSDVGIEILDDYDALIEDGLLADTTGLIAVGGGVPKHHAIMTNLFRGGADYVVYISTGMEGDGSLSGAPPNEAVSWGKIKEERANYTQVEAEATLVFPLLVAGAFR, from the coding sequence ATGGACAACGACGACTCGCACGACCATGTCGTCCCTGGGAGTGAAGAGGAACTCAATACGCCTGACGTTCGAGGCTACGACTTTCGCGGCGAGTTTGACTTCTACGAGATGCTCGATGCCTACGCAACGACGGGATTCCAAGCGACACAACTCGCGGAAGCCATCGATATCGCCAACCGCATGCAGGAGGCGGACGCCACTGTCTATCTCACGTTCACCTCGAACATCATTTCCTCGGGACTGCGCGAAATCGTCGCGTATCTCGTGCGAGAAGGATACGTTGACGTTCTCATCACGACATCCGGTTCGCTGACCGAAGACGTCATTAAGACTGCCAAACCGTTCAAGATGGGTGAATGGGACGCAGACGAGGCAGCACTTCGTGAGCGCGGCATCAATCGACTCGGCAATCTCTTCGTCCCATCTGATCGGTATGTGTGGCTAGAGGAGTATTTGAACGACTTCTTCGACGACTTCTTTGCGGATGAGAAGGTCCGAACACCAACGGCGTTTGCACGGGAGTTAGGAAAGACGATTGACGACGAGGACTCGGTCTTGAAGCAGGCAGCGGACAACGACGTGCCGGTGTACTGTCCGGCGCTGACTGATGCTGAGGTCGGGAACTTCCTCTATTATTATCGCCAAGGCAACGATTCAGACGTCGGTATCGAGATACTCGACGACTACGACGCACTCATCGAGGACGGGTTGCTTGCAGACACGACGGGGCTCATCGCTGTCGGCGGTGGCGTCCCGAAACACCATGCGATCATGACGAATCTCTTCCGCGGCGGGGCGGATTACGTCGTTTACATCTCGACGGGGATGGAGGGTGATGGGTCGCTGTCGGGCGCACCGCCGAACGAGGCAGTCTCATGGGGGAAAATCAAGGAAGAGCGAGCGAACTATACGCAGGTCGAAGCAGAGGCGACACTGGTCTTCCCATTGCTTGTGGCCGGAGCTTTCAGATAA